A genomic segment from Macrobrachium rosenbergii isolate ZJJX-2024 chromosome 30, ASM4041242v1, whole genome shotgun sequence encodes:
- the LOC136854712 gene encoding uncharacterized protein: protein MRSSGTWRRFLRFRRGGLGGGGGGGGGGRNVPIFDKSVGKQTPFSEEEEEEEGGGGGGGGGRERGIGRGIGGGREGISVPIFDKKEEVEEEEGGEEEEEEEEEEEEKKKKKKKE, encoded by the exons ATGCGATCGAGTGGTACTTGGAGGAGATTTCTTCGTTTCAGAagaggaggattaggaggaggaggaggaggaggaggaggaggaaggaacgtTCCAATCTTTGATAAAAGTGTGGGTAAACAGACACctttttcagaagaagaagaagaagaagaaggaggaggaggaggaggaggaggaggaagagaaagaggaataggaagaggaataggaggaggaagagaaggaataagCGTTCCAATCTTTGATAAAA aagaagaagtagaagaagaagaaggaggagaagaagaagaagaagaagaagaagaagaagaagagaagaagaagaagaagaagaaggaataa